Proteins from a genomic interval of Quercus lobata isolate SW786 chromosome 11, ValleyOak3.0 Primary Assembly, whole genome shotgun sequence:
- the LOC115969275 gene encoding pathogenesis-related protein 1-like: MGFSKFLLAICFLGLTLIHVSLAQNSHFSFVDAHNVARAKVGVGLMEWNNTLAAYALNYANTKKQNCELEHSQGPYGENIAEGSGDFSGVEAVKLWVDEKPNYDHNSNKCIGGECLHYTQVVWRDSVRVGCARVECDNGGVFIICSYDPPGNYYGERPY; encoded by the coding sequence ATGGGGTTTAGCAAGTTTTTGCTGGCAATATGCTTCTTGGGGTTAACCCTAATTCATGTCTCCCTAGCCCAAAACTCCCACTTCAGCTTTGTCGATGCACACAATGTAGCTCGTGCCAAAGTTGGTGTCGGTTTAATGGAATGGAACAACACACTTGCAGCCTATGCTCTAAATTATGCTAatacaaagaaacaaaactgCGAATTGGAACATTCACAAGGGCCCTATGGAGAAAATATTGCTGAAGGTTCTGGTGACTTTAGCGGAGTAGAAGCAGTGAAATTGTGGGTAGATGAGAAGCCTAACTATGATCACAATTCCAACAAATGTATTGGTGGTGAGTGCCTGCACTATACTCAGGTTGTGTGGCGTGATTCTGTTCGTGTTGGATGTGCCAGAGTCGAGTGCGACAATGGGGGGGTATTTATCATTTGCAGCTATGATCCTCCGGGTAATTATTATGGTGAACGTCCTTATTGA